The following are encoded in a window of Rosa chinensis cultivar Old Blush chromosome 4, RchiOBHm-V2, whole genome shotgun sequence genomic DNA:
- the LOC112200769 gene encoding putative disease resistance protein RGA1 isoform X1: MPVLSVLTPVAGGVMSKVALLATDQLRLDIIWGFRKEIKKLKETSTLIGNIIHDAADDEAEDRKPLARAEWMKRLISVAYNAEDILDEVQYEVHRIIIKETSLDKKVLGFFCNNPVVFRLKMARKIYNINTSLEDLNNQAAGVGLVRSNGGAAGSQGMQDRETTSFFEKNEFTFKDAITVGRDQVVSDIITTLSNSNNQENILSVMAIVGLGGLGKTTLARLITKQLKEGEMEKHFDTTLWVYVSNSFHVNSILHRMMQSCGVTGIDSSNRQALMESLQQKLEQKRYFLVLDDVWNEDANKWNDLKSCLLQLNSAKGSSVIVTTRRSNVASIMETLPRWNLETLSDDECWSILKDRAFVDPNAPIASELEEIGRDIAKKCVGLPLAAKVLGSLMRSKNSMKEWLSILESQIWQLSSDNEDNRIMSVLKLSFDNLKSPLKQCFAYCSIFERGSSIESDSLIQLWMAQGFLHPSYGHLTKQEIEMEDIGNKYFETLLENSLFQDATQYEDDCGVIITRCKMHDLVHDLANEVSICDSLTPDFTHEKDDRDIIIRRVARIPTATLEEMSKRSISRLQSLFFIGPVSNTIFQKLTTLHVLSLSSYEIKKLPNLLGKLKHLRYLDLSGTKIEALPKSIGKLYNLQTLRLPRYLIECPKEVQHLINLRHLYCGLKGTKFKAGVLERLTNLRRLSSFNVGKKRGPAIKELGGLNQLRGHLIIWNLEHVRGGKEAKKARLVQKSHLSKLTFGWTYKYDWLPNEKQTDVLDGLEPHGNLQSLNIENFMGARFPSWITSLQNLKQIRLVNCNNCEEVPTLSHLPNLTSLEIDWMVKLKRVGAEFYGFSDTSTTLFPALKTLSIYECEELIEWMEAPRISAEGEVVKVFPCLEELRIEWCLSLESIRITQGIASLRQLNILWCKGLSSLEVGLDYCTSLQELNIFNCGNLTTIPTARGMPSLRKLRINRCGGLSSLGSGLNYCTSLQELKLWRCDNLTSIPITQGITSLQRLTIGSCQRLLSLPSGLQFCTSLEDLVIRDCSSLVSISVSYVKCDHPDSTNQPEEISQGVDAYLSLQEEDCHTVESIPPNLRHLLICHCGKFKFVPTRGFHGLTRLKKLTIGAFWEELDAFPDFQLPPNSQLERLELRGWPKLKSQLPQQIQHLTCLKELWISDFKGLEALPEWLGNLTSLKALRIVGCENLEYLPRLNAMKSLTKLEWLQITECPLLQERCTKETGPDWPKISHIPAVHRIASTI, from the exons ATGCCTGTACTCTCTGTCCTTACTCCCGTTGCCGGAGGAGTAATGAGCAAGGTGGCTTTACTTGCTACAGATCAGTTGAGACTCGATATCATCTGGGGGTTTCGCAAAGAGATAAAAAAGCTCAAAGAAACTTCAACTCTGATTGGAAATATAATCCATGATGCCGCTGATGATGAAGCTGAAGATCGGAAACCGCTGGCAAGGGCCGAGTGGATGAAGAGGCTTATAAGCGTAGCTTATAATGCAGAAGATATTCTGGATGAAGTACAATATGAAGTTCATCGCATCATTATAAAGGAGACAAGCCTCGATAAGAAGGTACTCGgcttcttctgcaacaatcCTGTTGTATTTCGTCTCAAGATGGCACGCAAGATTTACAACATCAACACATCCTTGGAGGATCTCAACAACCAAGCAGCTGGCGTGGGACTTGTCAGATCAAATGGAGGGGCAGCAGGCAGTCAAGGTATGCAGGACAGGGAAACAACTTCATTCTTTGAGAAAAATGAATTCACCTTCAAAGATGCAATCACTGTTGGAAGGGATCAGGTTGTGTCAGATATAATTACAACCTTGTCCAACTCCAACAATCAAGAAAATATTCTTTCGGTGATGGCCATTGTGGGATTGGGAGGCCTAGGTAAAACAACTTTGGCTCGCTTAATTACCAAGCAACTGAAAGAAGGTGAAATGGAAAAGCACTTTGATACAACGCTCTGGGTGTACGTATCTAATAGTTTTCATGTCAATTCAATTTTACATCGAATGATGCAATCATGTGGCGTGACAGGAATAGACTCTTCAAATCGGCAAGCATTGATGGAAAGCCTCCAGCAAAAGTTGGAACAGAAAAGGTATTTTCTTGTACTTGATGACGTCTGGAATGAGGATGCTAATAAGTGGAATGATTTGAAGAGTTGTTTGTTGCAACTAAATTCTGCCAAAGGAAGCTCTGTGATTGTCACCACCCGTAGATCCAATGTTGCATCAATCATGGAAACACTTCCTAGGTGGAATTTAGAAACTTTATCGGATGATGAATGTTGGTCCATATTGAAGGATAGAGCATTTGTAGATCCTAATGCTCCCATAGCTTCAGAACTAGAGGAAATTGGAAGGGACATTGCGAAAAAGTGTGTTGGTCTTCCATTGGCAGCAAAG GTTTTGGGAAGCTTGATGCGTTCTAAGAACAGTATGAAGGAATGGTTGTCAATTCTAGAAAGTCAGATATGGCAGTTATCATCCGACAATGAGGATAACAGGATCATGTCAGTTTTGAAGTTGAGTTTTGACAATTTGAAATCACCACTGAAGCAATGTTTTGCATATTGCTCCATCTTCGAGAGAGGTTCCTCAATTGAAAGTGATAGCTTGATCCAACTATGGATGGCTCAAGGTTTTCTCCATCCTTCTTATGGTCACCTAACCAAGCAAGAGATTGAAATGGAGGATATAGGCAATAAGTATTTTGAGACTCTACTAGAGAACTCCTTGTTTCAAGATGCTACACAGTATGAGGATGACTGTGGTGTTATCATCACCCGATGCAAGATGCATGATCTTGTGCATGATCTTGCAAACGAAGTATCGATATGTGATAGCTTGACGCCAGACTTCACTCATGAGAAGGATGATCGTGATATAATTATTCGACGTGTTGCACGGATTCCTACTGCAACGCTAGAAGAAATGTCAAAAAGAAGTATTTCAAGACTGCAATCACTCTTTTTTATTGGCCCTGTCTCTAATACCATTTTCCAAAAGCTTACAACTTTACATGTCTTAAGTTTATCTAGTTATGAGATTAAGAAGTTGCCAAATTTACTTGGCAAGCTGAAGCACTTGAGGTATCTAGATCTTTCCGGTACAAAAATTGAAGCACTTCCAAAATCTATTGGCAAGCTCTATAACCTCCAAACATTGAGATTACCGCGGTATCTCATAGAGTGTCCAAAGGAGGTTCAACATTTGATCAATTTAAGGCATCTTTATTGTGGTCTTAAGGGAACGAAATTTAAGGCTGGGGTTTTGGAGCGGTTAACTAATCTCCGAAGATTGTCTTCCTTTAATGTGGGTAAGAAGAGAGGTCCTGCAATTAAGGAGCTGGGTGGGTTGAACCAATTGAGAGGCCACTTAATTATTTGGAACCTTGAACATGTAAGGGGTGGAAAAGAAGCAAAGAAGGCTCGCTTAGTGCAGAAGAGTCACTTAAGCAAGTTGACATTTGGATGGACATACAAATACGATTGGCTACCTAATGAAAAGCAGACGGATGTACTAGATGGCTTGGAACCTCATGGTAACTTGCAAAGCTTGAACATTGAGAATTTCATGGGTGCTAGATTTCCGTCATGGATAACGAGTCTCCAAAATTTGAAGCAGATTCGATTAGTCAACTGCAACAATTGTGAAGAAGTCCCAACACTCAGCCATCTACCTAATCTAACATCTCTTGAGATTGACTGGATGGTAAAGCTGAAACGTGTGGGAgctgagttttatggttttagtGACACTAGCACGACTTTATTTCCAGCTCTGAAAACACTATCTATCTATGAGTGCGAAGAGCTCATTGAATGGATGGAAGCACCGAGGATATCAGCTGAAGGAGAAGTCGTGAAGGTATTTCCTTGCCTCGAAGAGTTGAGGATAGAGTGGTGTCTCAGCCTAGAGTCGATTCGGATCACACAAGGCATCGCATCTCTCCGTCAATTGAACATCTTGTGGTGTAAGGGATTATCAAGCCTAGAGGTTGGGCTCGATTACTGCACCTCTCTTCAGGAATTGAACATCTTCAATTGCGGTAATCTGACGACAATTCCAACCGCACGAGGCATGCCGTCTCTCCGGAAATTGAGGATTAATAGGTGTGGGGGATTGTCAAGCCTAGGAAGTGGACTCAACTACTGCACCTCTCTTCAGGAATTGAAGCTATGGAGATGTGATAATCTAACATCAATTCCAATCACACAGGGCATCACATCTCTCCAGCGCTTGACGATTGGTTCTTGTCAGAGATTATTAAGCCTACCGAGTGGGCTCCAATTCTGCACCTCTCTTGAGGATCTGGTTATAAGGGATTGCTCTAGTCTAGTATCGATTTCAGTATCATATGTGAAGTGCGACCACCCGGACTCAACGAATCAACCGGAGGAAATTTCTCAAGGTGTTGATGCTTATTTGTCTTTACAGGAGGAGGATTGCCATACTGTAGAATCTATTCCACCTAATCTTCGTCACTTGTTGATATGCCATTGTGGGAAATTCAAATTTGTGCCCACACGGGGATTCCACGGCCTCACTCGTTTGAAGAAGCTGACAATTGGTGCGTTCTGGGAGGAGCTGGACGCCTTCCCTGATTTTCAGCTTCCACCTAATTCACAACTTGAACGGTTAGAGTTGAGGGGGTGGCCTAAGCTCAAGTCTCAGCTACCTCAACAAATTCAGCACTTGACTTGTTTAAAAGAACTCTGGATAAGTGATTTTAAGGGACTAGAGGCTCTTCCTGAGTGGTTGGGAAATCTTACATCTCTTAAGGCTCTGAGAATCGTGGGTTGTGAGAATCTCGAGTATCTGCCTAGACTAAATGCTATGAAAAGCCTCACCAAATTGGAGTGGCTCCAGATTACAGAATGTCCCCTGCTCCAGGAAAGATGCACCAAGGAGACTGGCCCAGATTGGCCCAAGATTTCTCACATCCCAGCCGTTCACC GTATAGCATCAACTATATGA
- the LOC112200769 gene encoding putative disease resistance protein RGA1 isoform X2 — MPVLSVLTPVAGGVMSKVALLATDQLRLDIIWGFRKEIKKLKETSTLIGNIIHDAADDEAEDRKPLARAEWMKRLISVAYNAEDILDEVQYEVHRIIIKETSLDKKVLGFFCNNPVVFRLKMARKIYNINTSLEDLNNQAAGVGLVRSNGGAAGSQGMQDRETTSFFEKNEFTFKDAITVGRDQVVSDIITTLSNSNNQENILSVMAIVGLGGLGKTTLARLITKQLKEGEMEKHFDTTLWVYVSNSFHVNSILHRMMQSCGVTGIDSSNRQALMESLQQKLEQKRYFLVLDDVWNEDANKWNDLKSCLLQLNSAKGSSVIVTTRRSNVASIMETLPRWNLETLSDDECWSILKDRAFVDPNAPIASELEEIGRDIAKKCVGLPLAAKVLGSLMRSKNSMKEWLSILESQIWQLSSDNEDNRIMSVLKLSFDNLKSPLKQCFAYCSIFERGSSIESDSLIQLWMAQGFLHPSYGHLTKQEIEMEDIGNKYFETLLENSLFQDATQYEDDCGVIITRCKMHDLVHDLANEVSICDSLTPDFTHEKDDRDIIIRRVARIPTATLEEMSKRSISRLQSLFFIGPVSNTIFQKLTTLHVLSLSSYEIKKLPNLLGKLKHLRYLDLSGTKIEALPKSIGKLYNLQTLRLPRYLIECPKEVQHLINLRHLYCGLKGTKFKAGVLERLTNLRRLSSFNVGKKRGPAIKELGGLNQLRGHLIIWNLEHVRGGKEAKKARLVQKSHLSKLTFGWTYKYDWLPNEKQTDVLDGLEPHGNLQSLNIENFMGARFPSWITSLQNLKQIRLVNCNNCEEVPTLSHLPNLTSLEIDWMVKLKRVGAEFYGFSDTSTTLFPALKTLSIYECEELIEWMEAPRISAEGEVVKVFPCLEELRIEWCLSLESIRITQGIASLRQLNILWCKGLSSLEVGLDYCTSLQELNIFNCGNLTTIPTARGMPSLRKLRINRCGGLSSLGSGLNYCTSLQELKLWRCDNLTSIPITQGITSLQRLTIGSCQRLLSLPSGLQFCTSLEDLVIRDCSSLVSISVSYVKCDHPDSTNQPEEISQGVDAYLSLQEEDCHTVESIPPNLRHLLICHCGKFKFVPTRGFHGLTRLKKLTIGAFWEELDAFPDFQLPPNSQLERLELRGWPKLKSQLPQQIQHLTCLKELWISDFKGLEALPEWLGNLTSLKALRIVGCENLEYLPRLNAMKSLTKLEWLQITECPLLQERCTKETGPDWPKISHIPAVHLHN, encoded by the exons ATGCCTGTACTCTCTGTCCTTACTCCCGTTGCCGGAGGAGTAATGAGCAAGGTGGCTTTACTTGCTACAGATCAGTTGAGACTCGATATCATCTGGGGGTTTCGCAAAGAGATAAAAAAGCTCAAAGAAACTTCAACTCTGATTGGAAATATAATCCATGATGCCGCTGATGATGAAGCTGAAGATCGGAAACCGCTGGCAAGGGCCGAGTGGATGAAGAGGCTTATAAGCGTAGCTTATAATGCAGAAGATATTCTGGATGAAGTACAATATGAAGTTCATCGCATCATTATAAAGGAGACAAGCCTCGATAAGAAGGTACTCGgcttcttctgcaacaatcCTGTTGTATTTCGTCTCAAGATGGCACGCAAGATTTACAACATCAACACATCCTTGGAGGATCTCAACAACCAAGCAGCTGGCGTGGGACTTGTCAGATCAAATGGAGGGGCAGCAGGCAGTCAAGGTATGCAGGACAGGGAAACAACTTCATTCTTTGAGAAAAATGAATTCACCTTCAAAGATGCAATCACTGTTGGAAGGGATCAGGTTGTGTCAGATATAATTACAACCTTGTCCAACTCCAACAATCAAGAAAATATTCTTTCGGTGATGGCCATTGTGGGATTGGGAGGCCTAGGTAAAACAACTTTGGCTCGCTTAATTACCAAGCAACTGAAAGAAGGTGAAATGGAAAAGCACTTTGATACAACGCTCTGGGTGTACGTATCTAATAGTTTTCATGTCAATTCAATTTTACATCGAATGATGCAATCATGTGGCGTGACAGGAATAGACTCTTCAAATCGGCAAGCATTGATGGAAAGCCTCCAGCAAAAGTTGGAACAGAAAAGGTATTTTCTTGTACTTGATGACGTCTGGAATGAGGATGCTAATAAGTGGAATGATTTGAAGAGTTGTTTGTTGCAACTAAATTCTGCCAAAGGAAGCTCTGTGATTGTCACCACCCGTAGATCCAATGTTGCATCAATCATGGAAACACTTCCTAGGTGGAATTTAGAAACTTTATCGGATGATGAATGTTGGTCCATATTGAAGGATAGAGCATTTGTAGATCCTAATGCTCCCATAGCTTCAGAACTAGAGGAAATTGGAAGGGACATTGCGAAAAAGTGTGTTGGTCTTCCATTGGCAGCAAAG GTTTTGGGAAGCTTGATGCGTTCTAAGAACAGTATGAAGGAATGGTTGTCAATTCTAGAAAGTCAGATATGGCAGTTATCATCCGACAATGAGGATAACAGGATCATGTCAGTTTTGAAGTTGAGTTTTGACAATTTGAAATCACCACTGAAGCAATGTTTTGCATATTGCTCCATCTTCGAGAGAGGTTCCTCAATTGAAAGTGATAGCTTGATCCAACTATGGATGGCTCAAGGTTTTCTCCATCCTTCTTATGGTCACCTAACCAAGCAAGAGATTGAAATGGAGGATATAGGCAATAAGTATTTTGAGACTCTACTAGAGAACTCCTTGTTTCAAGATGCTACACAGTATGAGGATGACTGTGGTGTTATCATCACCCGATGCAAGATGCATGATCTTGTGCATGATCTTGCAAACGAAGTATCGATATGTGATAGCTTGACGCCAGACTTCACTCATGAGAAGGATGATCGTGATATAATTATTCGACGTGTTGCACGGATTCCTACTGCAACGCTAGAAGAAATGTCAAAAAGAAGTATTTCAAGACTGCAATCACTCTTTTTTATTGGCCCTGTCTCTAATACCATTTTCCAAAAGCTTACAACTTTACATGTCTTAAGTTTATCTAGTTATGAGATTAAGAAGTTGCCAAATTTACTTGGCAAGCTGAAGCACTTGAGGTATCTAGATCTTTCCGGTACAAAAATTGAAGCACTTCCAAAATCTATTGGCAAGCTCTATAACCTCCAAACATTGAGATTACCGCGGTATCTCATAGAGTGTCCAAAGGAGGTTCAACATTTGATCAATTTAAGGCATCTTTATTGTGGTCTTAAGGGAACGAAATTTAAGGCTGGGGTTTTGGAGCGGTTAACTAATCTCCGAAGATTGTCTTCCTTTAATGTGGGTAAGAAGAGAGGTCCTGCAATTAAGGAGCTGGGTGGGTTGAACCAATTGAGAGGCCACTTAATTATTTGGAACCTTGAACATGTAAGGGGTGGAAAAGAAGCAAAGAAGGCTCGCTTAGTGCAGAAGAGTCACTTAAGCAAGTTGACATTTGGATGGACATACAAATACGATTGGCTACCTAATGAAAAGCAGACGGATGTACTAGATGGCTTGGAACCTCATGGTAACTTGCAAAGCTTGAACATTGAGAATTTCATGGGTGCTAGATTTCCGTCATGGATAACGAGTCTCCAAAATTTGAAGCAGATTCGATTAGTCAACTGCAACAATTGTGAAGAAGTCCCAACACTCAGCCATCTACCTAATCTAACATCTCTTGAGATTGACTGGATGGTAAAGCTGAAACGTGTGGGAgctgagttttatggttttagtGACACTAGCACGACTTTATTTCCAGCTCTGAAAACACTATCTATCTATGAGTGCGAAGAGCTCATTGAATGGATGGAAGCACCGAGGATATCAGCTGAAGGAGAAGTCGTGAAGGTATTTCCTTGCCTCGAAGAGTTGAGGATAGAGTGGTGTCTCAGCCTAGAGTCGATTCGGATCACACAAGGCATCGCATCTCTCCGTCAATTGAACATCTTGTGGTGTAAGGGATTATCAAGCCTAGAGGTTGGGCTCGATTACTGCACCTCTCTTCAGGAATTGAACATCTTCAATTGCGGTAATCTGACGACAATTCCAACCGCACGAGGCATGCCGTCTCTCCGGAAATTGAGGATTAATAGGTGTGGGGGATTGTCAAGCCTAGGAAGTGGACTCAACTACTGCACCTCTCTTCAGGAATTGAAGCTATGGAGATGTGATAATCTAACATCAATTCCAATCACACAGGGCATCACATCTCTCCAGCGCTTGACGATTGGTTCTTGTCAGAGATTATTAAGCCTACCGAGTGGGCTCCAATTCTGCACCTCTCTTGAGGATCTGGTTATAAGGGATTGCTCTAGTCTAGTATCGATTTCAGTATCATATGTGAAGTGCGACCACCCGGACTCAACGAATCAACCGGAGGAAATTTCTCAAGGTGTTGATGCTTATTTGTCTTTACAGGAGGAGGATTGCCATACTGTAGAATCTATTCCACCTAATCTTCGTCACTTGTTGATATGCCATTGTGGGAAATTCAAATTTGTGCCCACACGGGGATTCCACGGCCTCACTCGTTTGAAGAAGCTGACAATTGGTGCGTTCTGGGAGGAGCTGGACGCCTTCCCTGATTTTCAGCTTCCACCTAATTCACAACTTGAACGGTTAGAGTTGAGGGGGTGGCCTAAGCTCAAGTCTCAGCTACCTCAACAAATTCAGCACTTGACTTGTTTAAAAGAACTCTGGATAAGTGATTTTAAGGGACTAGAGGCTCTTCCTGAGTGGTTGGGAAATCTTACATCTCTTAAGGCTCTGAGAATCGTGGGTTGTGAGAATCTCGAGTATCTGCCTAGACTAAATGCTATGAAAAGCCTCACCAAATTGGAGTGGCTCCAGATTACAGAATGTCCCCTGCTCCAGGAAAGATGCACCAAGGAGACTGGCCCAGATTGGCCCAAGATTTCTCACATCCCAGCCGTTCACC TTCACAATTAA
- the LOC112200769 gene encoding putative disease resistance protein RGA3 isoform X5 — MPVLSVLTPVAGGVMSKVALLATDQLRLDIIWGFRKEIKKLKETSTLIGNIIHDAADDEAEDRKPLARAEWMKRLISVAYNAEDILDEVQYEVHRIIIKETSLDKKVLGFFCNNPVVFRLKMARKIYNINTSLEDLNNQAAGVGLVRSNGGAAGSQGMQDRETTSFFEKNEFTFKDAITVGRDQVVSDIITTLSNSNNQENILSVMAIVGLGGLGKTTLARLITKQLKEGEMEKHFDTTLWVYVSNSFHVNSILHRMMQSCGVTGIDSSNRQALMESLQQKLEQKRYFLVLDDVWNEDANKWNDLKSCLLQLNSAKGSSVIVTTRRSNVASIMETLPRWNLETLSDDECWSILKDRAFVDPNAPIASELEEIGRDIAKKCVGLPLAAKVLGSLMRSKNSMKEWLSILESQIWQLSSDNEDNRIMSVLKLSFDNLKSPLKQCFAYCSIFERGSSIESDSLIQLWMAQGFLHPSYGHLTKQEIEMEDIGNKYFETLLENSLFQDATQYEDDCGVIITRCKMHDLVHDLANEVSICDSLTPDFTHEKDDRDIIIRRVARIPTATLEEMSKRSISRLQSLFFIGPVSNTIFQKLTTLHVLSLSSYEIKKLPNLLGKLKHLRYLDLSGTKIEALPKSIGKLYNLQTLRLPRYLIECPKEVQHLINLRHLYCGLKGTKFKAGVLERLTNLRRLSSFNVGKKRGPAIKELGGLNQLRGHLIIWNLEHVRGGKEAKKARLVQKSHLSKLTFGWTYKYDWLPNEKQTDVLDGLEPHGNLQSLNIENFMGARFPSWITSLQNLKQIRLVNCNNCEEVPTLSHLPNLTSLEIDWMVKLKRVGAEFYGFSDTSTTLFPALKTLSIYECEELIEWMEAPRISAEGEVVKVFPCLEELRIEWCLSLESIRITQGIASLRQLNILWCKGLSSLEVGLDYCTSLQELNIFNCGNLTTIPTARGMPSLRKLRINRCGGLSSLGSGLNYCTSLQELKLWRCDNLTSIPITQGITSLQRLTIGSCQRLLSLPSGLQFCTSLEDLVIRDCSSLVSISVSYVKCDHPDSTNQPEEISQGVDAYLSLQEEDCHTC, encoded by the exons ATGCCTGTACTCTCTGTCCTTACTCCCGTTGCCGGAGGAGTAATGAGCAAGGTGGCTTTACTTGCTACAGATCAGTTGAGACTCGATATCATCTGGGGGTTTCGCAAAGAGATAAAAAAGCTCAAAGAAACTTCAACTCTGATTGGAAATATAATCCATGATGCCGCTGATGATGAAGCTGAAGATCGGAAACCGCTGGCAAGGGCCGAGTGGATGAAGAGGCTTATAAGCGTAGCTTATAATGCAGAAGATATTCTGGATGAAGTACAATATGAAGTTCATCGCATCATTATAAAGGAGACAAGCCTCGATAAGAAGGTACTCGgcttcttctgcaacaatcCTGTTGTATTTCGTCTCAAGATGGCACGCAAGATTTACAACATCAACACATCCTTGGAGGATCTCAACAACCAAGCAGCTGGCGTGGGACTTGTCAGATCAAATGGAGGGGCAGCAGGCAGTCAAGGTATGCAGGACAGGGAAACAACTTCATTCTTTGAGAAAAATGAATTCACCTTCAAAGATGCAATCACTGTTGGAAGGGATCAGGTTGTGTCAGATATAATTACAACCTTGTCCAACTCCAACAATCAAGAAAATATTCTTTCGGTGATGGCCATTGTGGGATTGGGAGGCCTAGGTAAAACAACTTTGGCTCGCTTAATTACCAAGCAACTGAAAGAAGGTGAAATGGAAAAGCACTTTGATACAACGCTCTGGGTGTACGTATCTAATAGTTTTCATGTCAATTCAATTTTACATCGAATGATGCAATCATGTGGCGTGACAGGAATAGACTCTTCAAATCGGCAAGCATTGATGGAAAGCCTCCAGCAAAAGTTGGAACAGAAAAGGTATTTTCTTGTACTTGATGACGTCTGGAATGAGGATGCTAATAAGTGGAATGATTTGAAGAGTTGTTTGTTGCAACTAAATTCTGCCAAAGGAAGCTCTGTGATTGTCACCACCCGTAGATCCAATGTTGCATCAATCATGGAAACACTTCCTAGGTGGAATTTAGAAACTTTATCGGATGATGAATGTTGGTCCATATTGAAGGATAGAGCATTTGTAGATCCTAATGCTCCCATAGCTTCAGAACTAGAGGAAATTGGAAGGGACATTGCGAAAAAGTGTGTTGGTCTTCCATTGGCAGCAAAG GTTTTGGGAAGCTTGATGCGTTCTAAGAACAGTATGAAGGAATGGTTGTCAATTCTAGAAAGTCAGATATGGCAGTTATCATCCGACAATGAGGATAACAGGATCATGTCAGTTTTGAAGTTGAGTTTTGACAATTTGAAATCACCACTGAAGCAATGTTTTGCATATTGCTCCATCTTCGAGAGAGGTTCCTCAATTGAAAGTGATAGCTTGATCCAACTATGGATGGCTCAAGGTTTTCTCCATCCTTCTTATGGTCACCTAACCAAGCAAGAGATTGAAATGGAGGATATAGGCAATAAGTATTTTGAGACTCTACTAGAGAACTCCTTGTTTCAAGATGCTACACAGTATGAGGATGACTGTGGTGTTATCATCACCCGATGCAAGATGCATGATCTTGTGCATGATCTTGCAAACGAAGTATCGATATGTGATAGCTTGACGCCAGACTTCACTCATGAGAAGGATGATCGTGATATAATTATTCGACGTGTTGCACGGATTCCTACTGCAACGCTAGAAGAAATGTCAAAAAGAAGTATTTCAAGACTGCAATCACTCTTTTTTATTGGCCCTGTCTCTAATACCATTTTCCAAAAGCTTACAACTTTACATGTCTTAAGTTTATCTAGTTATGAGATTAAGAAGTTGCCAAATTTACTTGGCAAGCTGAAGCACTTGAGGTATCTAGATCTTTCCGGTACAAAAATTGAAGCACTTCCAAAATCTATTGGCAAGCTCTATAACCTCCAAACATTGAGATTACCGCGGTATCTCATAGAGTGTCCAAAGGAGGTTCAACATTTGATCAATTTAAGGCATCTTTATTGTGGTCTTAAGGGAACGAAATTTAAGGCTGGGGTTTTGGAGCGGTTAACTAATCTCCGAAGATTGTCTTCCTTTAATGTGGGTAAGAAGAGAGGTCCTGCAATTAAGGAGCTGGGTGGGTTGAACCAATTGAGAGGCCACTTAATTATTTGGAACCTTGAACATGTAAGGGGTGGAAAAGAAGCAAAGAAGGCTCGCTTAGTGCAGAAGAGTCACTTAAGCAAGTTGACATTTGGATGGACATACAAATACGATTGGCTACCTAATGAAAAGCAGACGGATGTACTAGATGGCTTGGAACCTCATGGTAACTTGCAAAGCTTGAACATTGAGAATTTCATGGGTGCTAGATTTCCGTCATGGATAACGAGTCTCCAAAATTTGAAGCAGATTCGATTAGTCAACTGCAACAATTGTGAAGAAGTCCCAACACTCAGCCATCTACCTAATCTAACATCTCTTGAGATTGACTGGATGGTAAAGCTGAAACGTGTGGGAgctgagttttatggttttagtGACACTAGCACGACTTTATTTCCAGCTCTGAAAACACTATCTATCTATGAGTGCGAAGAGCTCATTGAATGGATGGAAGCACCGAGGATATCAGCTGAAGGAGAAGTCGTGAAGGTATTTCCTTGCCTCGAAGAGTTGAGGATAGAGTGGTGTCTCAGCCTAGAGTCGATTCGGATCACACAAGGCATCGCATCTCTCCGTCAATTGAACATCTTGTGGTGTAAGGGATTATCAAGCCTAGAGGTTGGGCTCGATTACTGCACCTCTCTTCAGGAATTGAACATCTTCAATTGCGGTAATCTGACGACAATTCCAACCGCACGAGGCATGCCGTCTCTCCGGAAATTGAGGATTAATAGGTGTGGGGGATTGTCAAGCCTAGGAAGTGGACTCAACTACTGCACCTCTCTTCAGGAATTGAAGCTATGGAGATGTGATAATCTAACATCAATTCCAATCACACAGGGCATCACATCTCTCCAGCGCTTGACGATTGGTTCTTGTCAGAGATTATTAAGCCTACCGAGTGGGCTCCAATTCTGCACCTCTCTTGAGGATCTGGTTATAAGGGATTGCTCTAGTCTAGTATCGATTTCAGTATCATATGTGAAGTGCGACCACCCGGACTCAACGAATCAACCGGAGGAAATTTCTCAAGGTGTTGATGCTTATTTGTCTTTACAGGAGGAGGATTGCCAT ACTTGTTGA